From Pseudoalteromonas piratica:
TCAGTTTGAAGAGGCTGTTGATATGCAAGAAAAAGCAGTCGAAGAAGCTTGGGACAAAGACTATTTTGTTGATGCTGCAAAAGCCCGTCTTGCAGCTTACGAAAATTCTAAATTGGGCACATGGTAAATAAGAATAAACTAAAAAGGCCGCATTAGCGGCCTTTTTAAATATTGCTACTTAGTTTAGCCTAGTGCAATCATGTAACCTTTACCACGCACGGTGACAATGCGTTTTTGCTCTTTCTCATCACCCAGTTTTTTGCGCAAGCGTCCGACTAATACATCAACGGTTCTATCTGATGGGCTCCAGTCAGATTGGCCAATTTCTTCAGAGAGCTTTTCGCGGCTAGTGGGTTTACCGGCATTACCAATAAGTGAAATAAGTACCTTGTGCTCGGCTTCTGTTAAACGGATTTCTTCACCATTTGAAACGATTAAAGTGCGGTGTTCTGGGTGAACTTTAATATCAGAATATTCAATATATTCATCACTGTTTTGGTATAAGTTTAGTCGTTTAGCCAGCGCTTTAAGCCTAAGTTCAAGCTCCAGTAAATCAACAGGCTTACATATGTAGTCATCAGCACCTTGTGCTAAGCCTAATATTCTGTCTGCTTGAGAATCACGGCTCGACAATACCACCACACCAATATCTGAGATTAAATTAATCTCTTTGGCGAGCACTAAACCATCGACACTTGGTAGAACAATATCAACGACAGCGAGCTTTATCTCATGATTTGTGCGAACAATATCAAGGGCATTAGCGCCAGTTTCGTCAACAATAAAACTAAACTCACTATTGTTAAAATGTGATTGAATACGCCTTACTAGCAAGGAATCGTCTTCAACCAGAAGTACTTGTATTGTCATAATGCTCGTTAATATGTTATCTGCCCGATGCAATATTATCACCAATTTTGCACTTTATGAAAATTAGAACAAATTAGTGGATATATAAAGGTGTACAAAAAAAATAACGGCTCATAAAAGCCGTTATTTTTTCGATGTGAGTTGCTACTTATTTGGATATAAATCATGCCACCATTGTGGTTGATCTTTTAGGTGTTTGTCGAAGTAAGCAAGCATGGTATTCCACCAATGGAAGCGTTTATCGCGCGCAAAAATTTGGTGGTCTGCGCCTTTATATTCAACTAATTCTACATCTTGACCTAGTAGCTTTAAAGCAGTGTACATAGTGTGGCTCTCGCCTACAGGCACATTGGTATCAGCATCACCATGAATAAGTAATAACGGTGTTTTTACCTTATCAGCGTTAAATACAGGGCTGTGCTCTGAATAAAGCTTAGCGTTATTCCAAGGGAAGCTGTTTTTAGAGGCCTCGCCCGAATATAAATAACCCCACCAACCTTGGCCCCAGTAAGAGGTAATATTTGAAATACCTGCATGGGAAATCGACGCGCTAAACATATCTGTTTTGGTTGCCAACAACATAGTCATAAAGCCACCGTAAGAGGCACCTAAATTACCTACTTTAGTTTTATCAACAAAGCTGTATTTATTTAAGAACGCATTCGTACCTTTAATAATGTCATTTGCTGTGTATTCACCCCATGCATTTACGTGTTTAGCTGAGAAATCTTGGCCAAAGCCGGTTGCACCTGTAGGTTGTAATACATAAACCACATAGCCATTTTCTGCCCATAAATTAAATGGGTAGCGGCCAGTAAATGCGCGATTTACAGGTGAAGTACCGCCATAGTAGTAAACTAACGCAGGGTATTTCTTTTCTTTATCAAGGTTGCTAGGCAAGTAAACTCGGCCCTTAATTTCAGTGCCTTGATCGTTAGTGAAATTAAATTCTTCCAAACTTGGCAATTGGGTATTAGCGTAGAATGCTTTTTTGCTATTAAATAAGGTTTTTGACTTAGCATTAGAGAGTTTAGTTTTTAACTGCACTTGTTGTGGCAATTGTGCGCCAGTCCCAGCGAAAACTAGGGTAGGTGACTTCTCGTTTGACACACTAAAGCGTTCAATTACGTCAAGATTCGTTTTTACTTTATTAAAGCGTTTTTTACTTTCATCAAATACATATAGTTGGCGTCTGTCTTCTTCACCGACATTTAAAATCACATCGTCATTTTTTAATACGCTAAATTGGCCAATACTTGGGTTAAATGTTTTTGACAGTGGGGTGATGATTTTACCATCGTAGCTTACTGAATACAGTTGCGTGTCGTAATTGTTACTAAGCTGAGAGTCAGCAACTGTTTTACCTGCTTTTTCACCGAACTCAGGGCCCGCGGTAATGTATAAACCATCACTAGAATACTGCGCACTATTAAAAGTACGGTACTTGCCAATAGTAGTTTGGCTATTGTCTTTTAAGTTATATTCCAGTAGTTCTGTTAACATATGTGGCGGCGCAGCATAATCAGAAATCGAACGGCTTAATAACAGCGTACCACGCTCGTTATCAAAGTCCTGTAAGCTAACACTAAATTCAGCAGGGCTTACTTGGCGCATTAAGCCTGAATTTAAATCGTATAAGTAAACACTGGTTTTATTGCGTGCATACGACCAACGATCTTCTAGGCCTTGATAATACTTAGTTAGCGATGTCGACTTTTCTGGGCGTTTAACCCAAGTAAAAATAAGTGTGTTGTTATCGTAAAAATCAACATTGCTGATACCTGATAAATCTTCACTTAATGCGCTAGTAGTTAGCGTTTTCAGATTAAGCTTGTAAAGCACCTTACTACTTTTGTATACAAGATGAGTGTTATCGTCTGACCAAGCGAAATTACTGGCGTTAGCCGGTAATGAGAAAACAATCTCGTTGTCTTTTACCGACTTAATATATGTTTCTTTAAGCGCTTTATTGCTATTTTTATCGTTGTAACTGCGTGTTTGCCATATTAAGAGTTTAGCGTTTGGCGAAATGCTTAAGTTACTAACGGTTTTACTATCAAATAATTGTTTGGCGCTTAGTGTATTTGGTGCCTCTTTTGAAACGCTAATCTTGGCACCTTCAAGGTCGCTAGTTAAATCAAGCGCAACCTTGCCCCAATCTTCAACGCTTTCTGTAATGATAATTACTTGGTGTTGACCTGTAGTCAGCGGTAACTTATAAGCATCCCCACTTTTAGAAACTAATTCACCATTTAGATAAAAACTGGCCTCTTTAACACCTTCTAATTTTAGTGTTGCAGGTGTAAAGCGTGTTGTGCCGAGGGTGAACTTTAATGCTTGTAAGCCAGGTTCGGTGAGTGCGTTTAATTTATTTAGGCTCTGCCATTTAACTGTATTACCAAACAAGCTTACTGAAGCTTGCTCTGCCGCTAAACTCTGTTTTAGGTTGTTTAAAATGGCATTTTTACGATTGGTTTCAAATGGCTTGAGCGCATTTTGTGGTGCGATAGGGCCTAAGTAGTTAATTTTACTAGTATCAATGGATTCTGCATTGGCGAGAGGGGAAATAAAATAAGCGCCAAGTATCGCAGCTAAAAATGACTTTTTCATTATGTGTCCTTATGAAAATAGATGACAGAATCATAACTAAAAAAAACGCCTATGTATGCTTGAACTCGTTGAGTTGCAGCCCAATTATGGTGAATAACGAAAACAAGTGTGAATGCACTCTGTAAGTGCTTTAAGTTTGGTTTTAGTTCAGCTGTTTAAAAATTAATACAATTTTACGACGGTTGTTATACGCAGCGCTGTGTTTATTAGGTACACTAGCACTTGAAAATTTATGCCATGATTCGAGAGGTTACTGTGGCTTTGTTATTTACCTATATGCTTTTGGCTATAGGCATTTCATTTATATGTTCAATAATGGAAGCGGTATTACTGAGTATTACCCCAAGCTATGTTGCAAGTTTAAAAAAGCAAAAGCCAAAATTGGCTGAGCGCATTAACTCATTAAAAGAAAAAGTAGATCAGCCATTAGCGGCAATTTTAACGCTTAATACTGTCGCTCATACAGCGGGAGCTGCAGGTGTTGGTGCCCAAGCTGCAGCTGTGTTTGGTGATGCTGCAATTGGCATTGCATCAGCAGTAATGACCTTGTTAGTTCTTGTATTATCAGAGATTATTCCAAAGACTTTAGGTGCAAACTATTGGCGTCAGCTAACACCTATAGTATCTGCTTCATTGGTAGTAATGGTTCGCGTGTTAAAGCCGTTTATTTGGCTGTCGGATATCATTACTCGTATGCTTGGTAGCAAACAAAGTGAAAGCCACTTTATTCGTGCTGAAATTGAAGCAATGGCTGAAATGGGCAGTGAGGCGGGCGCGCTGCATCAAGAAGAAAGTGAGCTTATTCGCAGTCTTTTAAAATTTCGCCATCTCAAACTTGATACCTTATTAACTCCGCGCACTGTGCTGTTTAAAGTACATAAAGATCTCACTGTAGACGAATATTTAAAACAGCATGGCAGTGTGGCCTTTTCTCGTGTGTTGGTGTTTGATCAAGACTCTGACGACATCATTGGTTTTGTGCATAAAAACGACATTATGCTGGCATATCACCGCCTTGGTGAAGATTACAAAATTGCCAAGTTAGTAAAGCCGATTTATACCGTGCCTGAGACTCTTCATGTGCACACGCTATTTCAAACGCTGTTAGAAAAACGCATTCATATTTGTTTGATTGTTGACGAATATGGCGATGTACAAGGTATTGTAACGCTGGAAGACATGATTGAAAGCCTAATGGGTATGGAGATTGTGGATGAACGCGACCAAACCTTTAACATGCAATTAATGGCCAAAGAAAAATGGCAACAGCGTGTGGAAAATCATGAAAATCTTATCAAAAACGACGAAGATGAGTTAGAGAATAAAACCTCAGAACCATCAAAAAAGTCGCTTAATGATGAGTGCAACTAAGCTGCATCATTATTTTATTGCTCTCGCTAAGCGTCTTAACGCTTGGCGAGGTATATTAATTTTACTTGCATTAGTCGCCTTCGCAGTATTGATTGTATCGCTTATTTTGAATACCCCATTTCTAAACTCGTTACAGGTAGGGCTATTGTTACTACTTAGTTGGAGTTTATTGGGGTATTTCTTTATAGCGTGTTTTGCTTTGTTCAATCAAAGTCTGCCTGTAGATGCATCATGGTTTATGCGCATTAAGCATAAATTAGCTAATATAATTATTAGAATTTTTACTCTAATTTTTATCGTTATGCTCGCTACCACGCTTTATTTAACGCTTCGTTTAATTAGTGTATTTGGAGCTTGAAAATTTTATTGGATGTAATATTTAATTTTTAACATTAAATTGCATTTTTTAATCTTTTGTTGCCAATATTGTTAGCATTTAAACCACAAAAAACCCATAAAAACCGTCTAAGATCTCCGCGATTTATAATTCATCATCTGCGAGCGTGTTATGACGAAAGTAAACAACCAGAATCTGCTGCAATTGCGTTTTATTGAGCAAGCATTTATCGAGCAGCTAAAGCCTTCTTTTGATAACTTACCGGCAAACCCATATGCCGACGGTGCATTTCGTTTACGCCGTTATTCTGTAATTAAACTTGTTGATGGCAAATTAAGTCTGCAACCAACTAAAGCATTTGTTCAAGATGACTCAATTAACCAATTCCAAGGCAACATCGAGCGCACTTACGAAAATCTTGAAGAATCGCTCTTAGCGACTGACGGTATGCAGCATTTAGTTAACCAATTTATCGAAATGTCAGGCATTGCCAGCGATACTGATATCGAAATTCACCAGTTCCGCATGTTAGCGATTGATGCAGATACACCGCCAGCACCTGAAGGTGTGCACCAAGATGGTTTTGACCATGTTTGTGTTGCGGGTGTGTCACACAGCAATATTGAAGGTGGTGAGCTACTGGTTTACGAATCACGCGATGCAGAGCCATGTTTCAAAATGGAAATTAAAGACGGTATGTTTGCGATGGTAAACGACCGTCAGGTATGGCACAACGCGACACCAATGAACAAAATCGATAACGATAAAGTAGGCTACCTAGACTGCTTTGTATTAACAGCGTAGGAACTGATAATGCAATTAACTAAAATCCGTAAGCAGTTTCCAGCGTTAATGCAGGAAGTAGCAGGTAAATCACCGGTATTTTTAGATGGGCCTGGTGGCTCACAAGTACCGCAAAGTGTTTTAACTGCCATGTCAGCTTATTTAGGTCGTTATAATTCAAACTTAGGTGGCGCATTTTTCTCAAGCCACCAAACGGTTGACCTAGTAAACAAAGCACGTGAAAGTGCGGCAACATTGTTAAATGCACCAAGCAAAGAGCAAATTGTGTTTGGTCCGAATATGACCAGCCTAACCTTTAGCTTTAGCCGTGCGATTAGCCGTGATTGGCAAGCGGGTGACGAAATTATCGTAACCAATGCAGATCATTTCTCAAACGTGTCTAGTTGGCAGCAAGCGGCAGACGATAAAGGCGTAAAAGTTCACGCATTAGAAGTGGATACCGCAGACTGTAGCCTTGATTTAGTACAGTTAAAATCATTACTCAATGAAAACACAAAGCTTGTTGCAGTCACTTACGCATCAAATACCACAGGTACTATCAACGATATTAAAGCGATTGTTGATATGGCACACCAAGTAGGTGCGCTAGTGTATGTAGATGCCGTGCATTATGCGCCGCACATGCTGGTGGATGTAAAAGAACTTGATTGTGACTTTTTAGCGTGCTCTGCATATAAATTCTTTGGCCCACACTTAGGCATGGTTTACGGTAAACGTGAACACCTAGAAGGTTTTACACCATACAAAGTAGAACCTGCCACCGATTTAATTCCTGGTCGTTGGGAAACGGGTACGCAAAGCTTTGAAGCTATGGCAGGTTTTATTCAAGCCGTTGAATACATTGCAAGCTTAAGCGAACTTGATGAAAGCGAGCCACTGCGCAAACGTTTAGAAGTGGCTTTTGCCAATGCTAAACAACATGAAGATGCACTTTCTAAGTACTTCCTTGAACGCATCGCAAAGTATAAATCAGTAACCTTATACGGTATTTCTGATCTGTCGCGTTTAGCCGAGCGTACACCTACGTTCGCGATTACTATTGCGGGTGTAACACCACGCCAAGTGTCTGAGCACTTAGGTAAAGAGCATATCTGTGTGTGGGATGGTAACTTCTACGCTAAAGGCTTATGCCAACAGCTTAACGTGTTAGACAACGGTGGTGTGATTCGCATTGGTTGTATGCACTACAACACAATCGAAGAACTAGAACGCTTCTTTGATGTATTAGAGCCGCTACTTGCATAAGCTCGCAACAATACATAAACGTGAAAAAGGGTAACTGAGTTACCCTTTTTTATTGGATAATGACAGCATCAACTAAACCTAACTGAGCCAACTTGAAGTTAACCAGCTTTAAATACAAAACCCGCAAAGGGCCAGACTATCGTCATGGCGAACAGGTGTCGTTTTTAGATATAAAACATACCTTTGGCATGGGGAATATTCGTGTGGGTAGCTGGGTAACGCGTGAAGAAAAAGATCTTGCCGCTAATTTAGTATTCGATGCGCTGGCAGATTTAGCCTACATCTTGGCATTACCGCCACAAGCAATGGGGTTGCGTGGCAACTTAAACCTTACCTTTGGGAGTGGCGGGCGAAAGGGCGTGCAAGCGCATTATGCGCCTCATTATCGCGAACTGGCACTGGCTAAAAATGCGGGAGCAGGAGCACTTGCTCATGAATTTTGGCATGCCTTTGATCATTACATCGCCGACAAAGCTTTTGATATTAATGATACAGAACTCTTGCCAAACCGCATTCTATTCGCCAGCGACTGCTGGTTGAAAAACAAAACACAAATTGCTCACCCGTTAAATGATCGCCTAATAAATATTTTTAGCGCCATGCTATTAAGTGACGATGGCCAAGATAAAAACGACTTTGTTACCCGCAGTGTAAAAGCCGACTTAGCCTTATCGAGAAACTACTTTTCACTACCCACCGAAATGATGGCGAGGGCTTTTGAAGCGGCAGTAGAGACTTGCCCTGATATTGAAAACAGCTATTTAGTTGCGGGCACAACCAACCCTGATGTAATGCCAGTGTTTCCTGACTTAACGCATAGGCAAAGAATTTATGAAGCGTTATTAGCGTATTTTAAGCCGCTTGGAATGGCATTGAGTAAGTGAGTTGGTTTTTACTTTTTTAGCTTCGCCTCCCTGCATTTATCTTGCGACATCCATGGCGCACTCGTTCATTCTTTTTAAAACGGTCAAAAAGAACGAACCAAGAAAAAGCCGCCCCGAAATCAAACTAATCTTCAAACGTATTTTTAAATGTGAACATAAACGCCATCAAGCAACATCCATGTCGCTACATAGCTTACTCGACCGCTTCGCTCCCTGTCTCGCATTATTCATTTAAAAAATCGTTTTCAGGTTTGATTTAAGGGGGGGGGAGCCAAGCGAACCAATAAACTTCAAATGAAGAAAGTTTCAAATTTTTTCAAAACCTCTGACCTCATTGATTGCATAGTGAACTATTAAAAGAGAGCTTGTTATTAAAGTGTTAAGGTAACTTATTTGTTGATTTAATAGAGTTTAATTGTTTCACTCTGAATGTGATTTTTTACAAGGAAAGTAAGTGCGTTTTTTAAAAATTACTTTAGTGACTTCGCTATTCTTTTTTGTGTTTTCTTTTTTGTTTTTTAAGAAAGAAGCTTTAGCTTGCGAAACTATATCTTTATTAGGCTTTGAAGAGATATCTCCCAATGTGTACACCGACGAGAGCTTAACGAGCCAACAGCGCTCGTTATTGAATTCAGCAATAACGAGCGCTTATGACCGTGTTGAACAGGTTTACGGCAAAGCACAATCGCCTTCACGAATTATCGCTACAAATAATCTTAGCTATAAAAAATTTGGCTTAAACCCAACGGGGATGCAGAATTCAGCATTTTTTAGAGAATGTGTTTTTTTGGGACCAAAAGGGTTAAATGTCGACGTAATAGCACACGAGTTAGTACACGCAGAGGTGAGATATAGAACGAATTTTTTTGTAGAGCAAACAGAATTACCAGCTTGGTTTATTGAGGGAGCAGGAATCAAGGTTGATTATCGTGCTCCGTTCTTG
This genomic window contains:
- a CDS encoding 2OG-Fe dioxygenase family protein, whose translation is MTKVNNQNLLQLRFIEQAFIEQLKPSFDNLPANPYADGAFRLRRYSVIKLVDGKLSLQPTKAFVQDDSINQFQGNIERTYENLEESLLATDGMQHLVNQFIEMSGIASDTDIEIHQFRMLAIDADTPPAPEGVHQDGFDHVCVAGVSHSNIEGGELLVYESRDAEPCFKMEIKDGMFAMVNDRQVWHNATPMNKIDNDKVGYLDCFVLTA
- a CDS encoding cysteine desulfurase-like protein; translated protein: MQLTKIRKQFPALMQEVAGKSPVFLDGPGGSQVPQSVLTAMSAYLGRYNSNLGGAFFSSHQTVDLVNKARESAATLLNAPSKEQIVFGPNMTSLTFSFSRAISRDWQAGDEIIVTNADHFSNVSSWQQAADDKGVKVHALEVDTADCSLDLVQLKSLLNENTKLVAVTYASNTTGTINDIKAIVDMAHQVGALVYVDAVHYAPHMLVDVKELDCDFLACSAYKFFGPHLGMVYGKREHLEGFTPYKVEPATDLIPGRWETGTQSFEAMAGFIQAVEYIASLSELDESEPLRKRLEVAFANAKQHEDALSKYFLERIAKYKSVTLYGISDLSRLAERTPTFAITIAGVTPRQVSEHLGKEHICVWDGNFYAKGLCQQLNVLDNGGVIRIGCMHYNTIEELERFFDVLEPLLA
- a CDS encoding response regulator transcription factor is translated as MTIQVLLVEDDSLLVRRIQSHFNNSEFSFIVDETGANALDIVRTNHEIKLAVVDIVLPSVDGLVLAKEINLISDIGVVVLSSRDSQADRILGLAQGADDYICKPVDLLELELRLKALAKRLNLYQNSDEYIEYSDIKVHPEHRTLIVSNGEEIRLTEAEHKVLISLIGNAGKPTSREKLSEEIGQSDWSPSDRTVDVLVGRLRKKLGDEKEQKRIVTVRGKGYMIALG
- a CDS encoding CNNM domain-containing protein; translated protein: MALLFTYMLLAIGISFICSIMEAVLLSITPSYVASLKKQKPKLAERINSLKEKVDQPLAAILTLNTVAHTAGAAGVGAQAAAVFGDAAIGIASAVMTLLVLVLSEIIPKTLGANYWRQLTPIVSASLVVMVRVLKPFIWLSDIITRMLGSKQSESHFIRAEIEAMAEMGSEAGALHQEESELIRSLLKFRHLKLDTLLTPRTVLFKVHKDLTVDEYLKQHGSVAFSRVLVFDQDSDDIIGFVHKNDIMLAYHRLGEDYKIAKLVKPIYTVPETLHVHTLFQTLLEKRIHICLIVDEYGDVQGIVTLEDMIESLMGMEIVDERDQTFNMQLMAKEKWQQRVENHENLIKNDEDELENKTSEPSKKSLNDECN
- a CDS encoding alpha/beta hydrolase family protein, which produces MKKSFLAAILGAYFISPLANAESIDTSKINYLGPIAPQNALKPFETNRKNAILNNLKQSLAAEQASVSLFGNTVKWQSLNKLNALTEPGLQALKFTLGTTRFTPATLKLEGVKEASFYLNGELVSKSGDAYKLPLTTGQHQVIIITESVEDWGKVALDLTSDLEGAKISVSKEAPNTLSAKQLFDSKTVSNLSISPNAKLLIWQTRSYNDKNSNKALKETYIKSVKDNEIVFSLPANASNFAWSDDNTHLVYKSSKVLYKLNLKTLTTSALSEDLSGISNVDFYDNNTLIFTWVKRPEKSTSLTKYYQGLEDRWSYARNKTSVYLYDLNSGLMRQVSPAEFSVSLQDFDNERGTLLLSRSISDYAAPPHMLTELLEYNLKDNSQTTIGKYRTFNSAQYSSDGLYITAGPEFGEKAGKTVADSQLSNNYDTQLYSVSYDGKIITPLSKTFNPSIGQFSVLKNDDVILNVGEEDRRQLYVFDESKKRFNKVKTNLDVIERFSVSNEKSPTLVFAGTGAQLPQQVQLKTKLSNAKSKTLFNSKKAFYANTQLPSLEEFNFTNDQGTEIKGRVYLPSNLDKEKKYPALVYYYGGTSPVNRAFTGRYPFNLWAENGYVVYVLQPTGATGFGQDFSAKHVNAWGEYTANDIIKGTNAFLNKYSFVDKTKVGNLGASYGGFMTMLLATKTDMFSASISHAGISNITSYWGQGWWGYLYSGEASKNSFPWNNAKLYSEHSPVFNADKVKTPLLLIHGDADTNVPVGESHTMYTALKLLGQDVELVEYKGADHQIFARDKRFHWWNTMLAYFDKHLKDQPQWWHDLYPNK
- a CDS encoding CLCA_X family protein; translated protein: MKLTSFKYKTRKGPDYRHGEQVSFLDIKHTFGMGNIRVGSWVTREEKDLAANLVFDALADLAYILALPPQAMGLRGNLNLTFGSGGRKGVQAHYAPHYRELALAKNAGAGALAHEFWHAFDHYIADKAFDINDTELLPNRILFASDCWLKNKTQIAHPLNDRLINIFSAMLLSDDGQDKNDFVTRSVKADLALSRNYFSLPTEMMARAFEAAVETCPDIENSYLVAGTTNPDVMPVFPDLTHRQRIYEALLAYFKPLGMALSK